The [Clostridium] scindens ATCC 35704 nucleotide sequence CGAAGTTTTCCTACATACGGTGAATTTGCAAATACTTTAAAGCCTTCCTGTATTCTATTTGGATTTCGTAATCCAGTATTTCCCACCAACCAGATATCTATTTTTTCTTCCATACGTCTTCTCCATTAAATCCAACAAATAAATATTCCTGTACTTTATTTCGATTTGTCTTAGCATGTTTTTGATTTCCAAAAGAATATGTATAATCTATTGGCACTACTTCTACATGTTCTTTATACTTAGACATAAGCGCAACCATTTCATCTTGTGTTGGTTGACTATTTGAGGAATAAGATACAATCAAAATACTATCTGAAAACTTTTTGAACAGCTTATCAAATGCATCTGCAGCACCTTTTCTAGTTGAAAATGGTGTAGGATATGATTTAAATTTCTTTGTTACCGTATTTTCTTGTATTTCTACGCCTTTCCAATCTCGTGCCAAACCTTCAACAAAATGGTATCTACGCACATATTCATTGTCTGACAATGGAGAATAATACGGTGGATCAATGTACACCAAATCCGGATGCTTAATTTTTACTTCCATTGCATCTCCATGCTTAGATTTATTTTCGCATCCATTATCAAAAATTGCATTATTAATACTTTCTACTGCTTCCAGAAATTGTTGTTCTAAAGATTTCAGCAAATCATTTCGTCCGTCATTATAACGATCTCCAGTATATGTGAAAATTCCTCTTGGTCTTTTCTTTGTACAGGCTCTAATCAGAGCTGTCATTGCAATTGCTTTCTTGTATTGATCTCTAATTCCAGCGATGTTGGTTCGCAAAATATCTATCAACTTATTTTCTTCATCTTTATAATATAAGCCTTGAAATGTATTTTCTACAAAATGATCAGACTCTTTTTTCTCAATCAGTAATTTTTTTGCTTCCTCCAAAGGCAATATAACTCTATTATTTTCCACCATTGCTTTTGTAAAAGTTGCTGACATTGCCATATAATCATTACTAATCACAGTTTTTCCCTGAGCCTTAAACATATAACCAACAATTCCAGAACCAGAGAACAAATCCACTACTGCATCAAAATTAAACTGCGAAGCTACTGCCCAAATTTGTGGCAATAATTTACTTTTGGATCCCATGTATCTAGTTGCTGGGTATTTCATTACCTGCTCTGGCAAAGGTTTCGGTACTATTTTTAACATAGACTTCTGCTTAGGCAAGATATCAACAATAATATCTTCGCCTTTTCTTTTGTTCCCATTGCAAGAAATGTACCTTTTTGTTTGAATAACCTCAATCTTATAATCCGCATATAACTCATGAACCAGTGGATGATTAGAATTTGTCAATATTACATGACAACCTAATTCCTGCAATCTTTTGACTTCTTTAGCCAATTCCACATGATCCTCTTCATAAAATTGCTCCTTCGTATATCTCTTAAAATCTGAATATTCTGAAATTGGCAGATATGGGGGATCTAAAAAGATAAAATCTCCCGGTTCTACATATTCCTTCAATACTGATAAATAATCACCACATGTTATAGTCGCTTTTTTCAATACCTCTGAAGCAGCATATAAAGCCTCTTCATCGCAAAAATTCGGTGCTTTATACTTTCCAAATGGGACATTAAATTGCCCTTTCTTATTGACACGATACAAACCATTAAAACATGTTTTATTCAAATAAATAGTTCTTGCTGCTGCTTCTTCTTTTTTTAGTTTAAGCCAATCTAATGAACGTACTTCATAAAAATCTTCTTTAG carries:
- a CDS encoding Dam family site-specific DNA-(adenine-N6)-methyltransferase encodes the protein MEQVLKKEKHIQAKPIMKWAGGKTQMLGDIMPKIPQKYGKYIEPFIGGGALFFALSPDKAIIADSNPELINMYRQVADNVENVIAYLKKYKNTKEDFYEVRSLDWLKLKKEEAAARTIYLNKTCFNGLYRVNKKGQFNVPFGKYKAPNFCDEEALYAASEVLKKATITCGDYLSVLKEYVEPGDFIFLDPPYLPISEYSDFKRYTKEQFYEEDHVELAKEVKRLQELGCHVILTNSNHPLVHELYADYKIEVIQTKRYISCNGNKRKGEDIIVDILPKQKSMLKIVPKPLPEQVMKYPATRYMGSKSKLLPQIWAVASQFNFDAVVDLFSGSGIVGYMFKAQGKTVISNDYMAMSATFTKAMVENNRVILPLEEAKKLLIEKKESDHFVENTFQGLYYKDEENKLIDILRTNIAGIRDQYKKAIAMTALIRACTKKRPRGIFTYTGDRYNDGRNDLLKSLEQQFLEAVESINNAIFDNGCENKSKHGDAMEVKIKHPDLVYIDPPYYSPLSDNEYVRRYHFVEGLARDWKGVEIQENTVTKKFKSYPTPFSTRKGAADAFDKLFKKFSDSILIVSYSSNSQPTQDEMVALMSKYKEHVEVVPIDYTYSFGNQKHAKTNRNKVQEYLFVGFNGEDVWKKK